The following DNA comes from Naumovozyma castellii chromosome 4, complete genome.
TAGTACAATGAGACTAGTGAGAACGATGAGATCAGGATTGGGTACACGTATAGGGTCACAATCCTGGTTGGGAACTTTAATTGCTACGGGTTGTCGTAGTGgtgaaattcaaatcaatgaCGTGAGAATTAAAGATCATATTGTAAGCACATGGAAGAAACACCAAGGTGAAATTTGTGGACTAAGTTATAAGAGTGACGGTTTACAATTGGCATCAGGTGGTAATGATAACACGGTTATGATTTGGGACACAAGAACGTCGATGCCTCAATGGATTAAGAGAAATCATAATGCAGCAGTGAAGGCCTTGAGCTGGTGTCCGTACATTCCAAATTTACTTGCCACAGGTGGTGGTCAAACAGATAAATATATCCATTTTTGGAACAGTACCACTGGTGCTAAGATGGGATCCATTAATTCAGGATCACAAGTAAGTTCCCTGCATTGGGGACAAAGTTATAATTCCAATGGAGTGATGAATCGTGAAATTGTAGCCACTGGTGGGAATCCCGACAATGCGATTTCCGTCTTCAATTATGATACGAAGTATAAAGTTGCAGAGATAAACCATGCGCATGAGGCAAGAATTTGTTGTTCACAATTATCGCCGGATGGTACCGTATTAGCAACAGTAGGAGGTGATGAAAATCTGAAGTTCTATAAAGTGTTTGAACCTAGACAACAAGAGGTGAGTAGAACGAAGGGTGGAGTGGTGACAGATGCATTAAGGTTGTTTGGGGAAAGCGATCCCATTTCAGGGATGCAGTCAACGATGCCCAATATAAAGAGAGAGTCTAGCTCGACAGCGAGGAGACCCACCTCTTCTTCCGGAGCAAGAACAAGTGATTATTTAATCAGATGATTCATTTAACCACAGAgcatatatataaataagtAAATGATAGCCAAAACtaatattaataacaaCATTTTAAGCCGTCGGGTAATTTTCGCAGATTTGTCTAACGAGCGGTCGaaaaaatgggaaaattGCAGTAAGTTGTCAACCCAAGAAGCATCAACGTTTGCAAGAAAGGGGCCATATTCTCAATCTTAGATAACCTTGTGCCCATATACATGGATAGTACTCCGGAAGAGTAATAAACGACTAAACtaaattattgatttgAGCCATGAGCATTTCCAGAGAAGCAGGCGAGAAGATTTTGGTAGAACAACGACTTGCGGTAGAGTCCATTCGAACGTTTTTAAATTCCAAGACTTCCTACGATGTATTACCTGTCTCATACCGTTTAATTGTTTTAGATACGTCTTTGTTGGTGaagaaatcattaaatGTGTTGttacaaaataatatcGTTTCTGCCCCCCTATGGGACTCACAAACGTCCAGATTTGCTGGTCTTTTAACCTCTAGTGATTTTATTAATGTCATACAATACTACTTCTCAAATCCTGATAAGTTTGAATTAGTAGATAAGCTACAGTTGGACGGATTAAAGGATATTGAGAGGGCTATTGGTGTAGATCCGTTGGATACGGCGTCCATTCATCCTTCAAGACCATTATACGAAGCatgtttgaaaatgatggAGTCTAGGAGTGGTAGAATTCCATTAATCGATAAAGATGAGGAGACACATAGAGAGATCGTCGTTAGTGTTTTGACTCAGTAtagaatattgaaatttgttgCACTAAATTGCAGGGAAACACATTTCTTACAAAGACCCATCGGAGAATTGGATATAATTTCCCAGCAGAATATCAGAAGTTGTCATATGACCACGCCGGTGATCGACGTCATCCAACTATTAACTCAAGCGGGCGTTTCCTCCGTCCCCATTGTGGATGATAATGGATTCTTGTTGAATGTTTACGAAGCAGTGGATGTGTTAGGATTGATCAAGGGGGGAATTTATAACGATTTATCATTAAGTGTGGGTGAAGCACTTATGAGAAGAAGCGACGATTTTGAAGGTGTTTACACGTGTACCGTGAATGATAAACTATCCACCATTATGGACAATATTAGAAAATCAAGAGTGCATAGATTCTTTGTAGTGGATGCCAATGGCAAATTGATGGGGGTGTTAACTTTGAgtgatattttgaaatatatccTACTGGGGACCAACTGATTGAACGTGTCCTTATCGGGATTCATTTTTATGTAAACACATCGGGACGTTGGCCCATGCATATGCCTTATACAGTATATACgtaaattatttaatgattaGATGTCAAACACGAAACCGTTACCATGCGTAACCACCCCACGTAAATCAGAGTAACGCCATTTGAGGTGACACATAGTATACATACGTATTTATTGTAAGGTTATTATTGTGGGTGTCGGTCATATAAAGTCCTTGATTAGTAAGGGCGATGCGATAAAAAATTGGTCAGCATTTGAGGAGTATAAGACAATGACGTTTTGGTTTCTGACAGCCTGGCATGTCCCATATATAAGTACTCTCTGGAGCACGGCCGTTATCCAAATATTGCAAGTTACGTATTGACATTTGAAGCTTGATAATCTAGTGTGCGTAGAAGTTGCCTGATCTCATCTATTTTAACACCAATTTGATCTGCCAAGCTAATCAGAGTTCAAATATGTCAACGCTACCAAGCAGTTCTGAGACCAACGCAGAACCTCATCCAACGGTCGCATGGGATGATAAACCCGCAATCAAACAAGTAACTCTAAGAGCGACACTGTTGGGCCTAACAATCGGTTCTTTAGTCCTGATCTCCAATTTTCAGTTCGGTTTACAGACAGGTTGGGTGTCTATGATGTCCCTACCGTCAGCATTACTGGCATGTGCATTCTTCAAACAAGTATGGCCCGCATTCTTTCCTGACTCTCCCCCAATAACGGATGTGGAGACTGTCTTTGTCCAAAGTATGGCTGTTGCCGTCGGGACGGGACCTCTAGCATATGGGTTTGTCGGTGTCATCCCTGCCATTGAGAAATTCTTGAcgtttgaagaaagtggGGGGTCAAGAACGCAAGGTGAATCATTTACAttgaatcaattattaCTTTGGTCATTGGCCTTGGCCTTCTTCGGAATTTTCTTTGCTGTTCCATTGAGGAAGCAAGTGATTGTTAGAGAGAAATTGCCCTTCCCCAGTGGTAGTGCAACTGCTATCTTAATTGCCGTTTTGAATGGTTCCGAAGTACTTCAGGAGGTTTCTAAGTCAGAATTGTTAGAAATGAGAAATAGAAGACTAGATCAATGCCCGGAAGTGTTAAGACCAAACATGGGAGATGATTCTAACGAGTTACTACTCGCAAATTCTGTTCAGAGTGATGGCTACGACTCTACAAGTAATGACCttgaagaggaaacaaCTGAAGAATCTGGAACTTATAAAGAAAACATATCAATACTTATAAGAACGTTTATCCCGGCATCTGCTTACACGATaatatcatatttcttCCCTATATTGAAGGCGATTCCTATATTTGGGACTTACCTCTCAAAGAATTACCTCTGGGAGTTTCAACCATCTCCAGCATATATTGGTCAGGGTATAATTATGGGATTGCCCACTGTTTCATACATGATGGTTGGGTGTGTTCTAGGTTGGGGTATCTTAGCACCTATTGCAAAGTATGCAGGTTGGATTCCACCAGATGCTGATGTTCATGATTGGGAAAGAGGTGTTCAAGGATGGATCCTTTGGTGTTCGTTATCTGTGATGGTCGCTGATAGTGTTGTTGGTTTTATTGTCATCACAATTAGATCTATTGTCAAATTCCTTATGGTAGATGAGAAAAAAGttcttttaaataaagtATGGGATGATTCTTTTGAATCAATGCTTTTAGAGGAAGAACTGGCAATGAATAGTGTTAAATCAAGAACTTCCAGTGTAAGAAGAAACGATTTTGTTAGATTAGTAAGTGCAGATGATGACAATGAAGTGGATTCAAAACATCTGGTAAAATACACAACTGTTCTCAGTGGACTTGCTGTTTCTTCCATACTGTGTATATTGTTTGTGATTTCCATCTTTGGTATAGAAATAATTCCCCTATATGCAATGATTACGGCATTGATAATTGCCCTATTCTTATCTATCCTTGGTATTAGAGCATTAGGAGAAACTGATTTAAATCCAGTTAGTGGGATCGGAAAATTATCACAATTAATATTTGCATTGATAATACCACGTAATCATCCTGGTGCTATCCTGGTTAATTTAGTAGCTGGTGGTGTTGCAGAAGCCGGTGCACAACAAGCAGGTGATCTAATgcaagatttgaaaactgGTCATTTACTAGGTGCATCACCAAGAGCTCAATTTGTGGCTCAAATCATTGGTGCAACATGGTCGGTAATTTTATCAAGTTTGATGTATATTTGTTATAATAAGGTCTATACTATTCCAAATGAGCAGATTAGAATTCCAACGGCAGTTGTCTGGATTGATTGTGCCAGGTTGGTAACAGGAAAAGGATTGCCGCATAAATCCATGGAGTGTGCTCTAGTATTGGGTTCTATTTTTGCAGTTTTGTCATTGGTTAAGAACGTTTACAGAGACAATGAAAGTGCCGAGAAGTGGTTGGTATGGATACCATCTGGAGTGGCTGTTGGGGTTGGTATCTACAACTCACCAAGTTTCACCATTGCAAGGTTTATAGGTGGCTACCTCTCACATATTTGGTTGGAAAAGCATAAAGGTGATATGAATGCCAAGACAAAGATGATCATTTTCAGTTCAGGATTAGTTTTAGGAGAGGGTGTTTGCAGCATCTTCAATATGCTTTTCACGAGTATGGATGTTCcacatttttaatttggTCTTTAGCCCACGTTGTTGATGAGATACTAAGAGATTATAAACGAACATATATAAATGTATAGAgatattataatatattcttttatttcaGACTGAAAACTTATTTTGTAAGGACTTACTTACTGCGATTGGATAATCAGGGACGCTGACGTCCAAATTTGACCGTTTTCGTGTTTATTCCATTCGAAATTTCTCAGCCGGATGATTGTCGTATTCACAAAATTTAGCAACTATCAGGAAAACACAACGATAGTTGACAAACAAGACATCCGAACAGACCGACCAAGATTGTAAAGTCGTTCCATAGAAGACTCACTAAAGGATATTACGCATTGAGAACATGAGTGCTATTGAGGGCGTAGTTTCTGAGACATCTAATATgttaaaaagaaagaaagaagatgGTGTGGGTGAAGGGTTAGAGGCCGCCATAAAGCGAGTTGCCttagaagatgaagtaAAGGATAGTGAGTCGGttgttattgatgaagTGTCTGTTTCAGATGATAGTGTTGTCTCGCAAGCTGAGCAAGAAATAGAAGAGAAATTCCCGGAAGATAACGTTCATCTAAGAATGCTGTGCTCAGTGAAGGAAGCCTCGTTGGTGGTAGGACCAAAGGGTGAGtctatttcaaaaataaagaaggaTACCTCAACAAGAATAAATGTGTCAGAAAACATTAGGGGTGTTCCAGAAAGAATAATATATGTTAGAGGAGCTTGTGATAATGTTGCCAACGCCTATCTAAATATTGCCAAGGCTATAAGGAAAAATGAGGGAATAATTTTCCAAGGacctgaagaagatgagaaaGACAGAGAGGAGGGGTCACAAAGTAAAAGCTCGGATGAATTAGTGACGATCCACCTTCTAATATCCCATCATTTAATAGGTTATATTATTGGCAAACATGGATCTAGGttaaaggaaattgaacaaaCGAGTTCATGTAAGCTTTACGCATCTCCAGATCAATTATTTTCGTCTAATGATAGAATTCTGACGATAACAGGGTTTCCTGATGCGATTCAAAAGGCAACCCGGTGTATTGGACAAACAATTCTCGATTGCCACGAATCaacttcaaagaaaagagCAATATTTTATCAGCCTTCCATCGGATACTCTGCGTTGTCGAATTCGTCATCATATTATGGCTATAATAATCAATCTCAAAGattttatcaatttaaCAAGTACAATAGTTATCGTTCTAGAAGAGCTCCAAGATCTCCACCAGTAATGATGATACCGACCCCGGTACAGCCCATCCAAGTTACTAATCAAACTCTTAAACAACCTGTCTATACTGCAGAAACAGTTGCAAATGCAACTTCTTTTACTCCAAACTTCGTACTTCCAAATGTCCGCATTGTTAATACTATAATATCTCAGTCAGGAAATAATCAAGACTCACAACTGATGTCTGTGCAAAGAGAAATCTacattaatgaagaatttgttgGAAATATTATAGGAAGGGAAGGGAGGAACATCAATTCAATAAAGGAGACGACAGGGTGCTCAATCTTTATAGATGACCCTGTCGAGGGCTCATATGAAAGAAAGCTTGTCATCAAGGGGACGCAGATGGGATCCCAAGCTGCTATCATGTTGATAAGTAATAAAATTGAGATGGATAGGATGAattcaaagagaagaaataataGCAAATGAATGATACGATGCTCTAAGGGCAAATAAACACAGCTATACAACTATACAATAGGAAGTATGTAATTATAGATGAATCCACAATGTGGTGGAAACATGctttaataataaagacaattgaatatattaaagatgaatttcTAAGTATTAAAGTAGTATTATATAGCATTTCAGCTCTTGCAATATCCTTCGCGGCactgaaaaataaattccTTGCAAGGTAAATAAATGTCAATCCTATCTTGAAAACAGGTTCAAGATATTTAAAATACTCTGTATCGAATGAAAAGTGAGGGACCATCATATCATGGATACCTGGTCATATCTAGGGTCTCTAATTAATATACCGAAAAGCATAATCCTTAATTATGATAGTGTAACAGTTATTCAAGCTGAGACCATACCGACAGTTCTAACAGAACATTTTGGAAATGACCCTACAACTAAACACATCTTAGAAGATGACACCCATCGATACCATTTAGTTGAAAGATATAATAGTCAAATTTATATTGATTGGGGCGTCAAAGAATTAGATCTAACAACCATACAATTTGACcaaaaagaattgaatgtAGCGAAAATCTCTAAAGTACCATATCCAAATCCTAATATCGAGAACTTCAACATAAAGATATTCTTCCCATTTTGGGAAGAAGATTCTAATCCAGAAGTAgaggaaaatattaaacTTAGTATGACCCCACCAGGAGACAAACAGTCTCCAGTTAAGATTGAAGCAGAAATTGCTAACCCCAGAACTTACTTGGAAACCAAATACTACGAAGctcttttttcaattcaaattcCACTGGCTTACTTTGTTAAATCAAACTTGATCCGTTTCAAAAATATGTGCAGGACCACTTACAATTCTGAGTTTGAAATGGCGTACCAAGCTACCTTATTGGATATGCTTCTAACGATACCTAAGTTTGACCAAAGACATGATTTGAATGCATTAGTATCAAATTCTATATTTACCAATCCAATTGCGCTAGACTGCAAAGATGCATGTCTCAATAAGTACCATTTATCTAGAAACATAGAACAGCCCAGTACACAGCTGTCAGATTTATCATTTGTCTTAAAAGCCCGTGAATTGAAACTTCAAATTGTTATATTATTGGAACTAATCTACTTAAATGGGAGAGACGATAATTTCAAGAACTTCGAGAGGAGGTAcaaatcaaaattaaagaaaagagcATTAAATGTTACGAGGATAGCTAcgagaagaaacaaattgaacaaGGAGCATAAAAAGGACCCAAATACGAAGAAGGATGAGGAAGTTTCACTAGATCTTTGTGAACAGTTGGATGTATACTTGGATAAGTTAAATATCGTGGACATCCTACTTGGTTCTGAGGTTTCGAACCCAGATTTAGAAGCTGATAATAACCCAATACATGAACAAAAgcaaaatatattaaacaaaaataaagagGCGTCATCTGTTGGATTTGCGAACTATGTTTTAATACCTTACTTTGTCAAAAAACTACCTAACGCAGTAAGCTTCATCATATCCAAGCTTAAAGGGCCCAGCTTGAGAAGCAAAGGACCTTCACTATCAAGAACTTCACATAATACTCAAACTGATGCAATACAAGTAGCATTGAAATCACGAGATGAAACAGGTAGTAAAGAAATCTCTCAAACGTCGACAACTGCCAGTTCTATTGTCTCCTCCCCTACACGAAAAATATCTAGACCCTCTCTAAATAGAACGATGACTATAGGTTCACTAACATCTGATCTGTTGAATACTAGAACCAATTCGAACCTTACagaatttttggaatctGATTCTCAATCATTAAGAAAACCTTCACTACTATCCAGAACGAAATCAGATCTTGTGATGAATAATCTACAAAAGCGACAATTGTCGGTCAACGACTTGACCGCTAGCAGTAAAACAGATGACTTTGCCTCCAGAAAGAGTTCAATTATATTTGATGGTTCTCAGTCTTCAgtaagaaaaaaaattcctTCATTTCAAACTCAATCTTTTAGAAGAGTGGGGAAATTCAAGAGCAAGACATCTCCCACCATTATTCCAGAAACATCAAAGCATGAGTCACCAAGTAATATGGTTCAGGTTACTGCAACACCGCAGATTAAAGGTAATAAAAACACCCCTCGTAAAAGAGGGTTGTTGCATCAAATAGTGGAATCACCCATTGATTCGGTAACAATTTTACAAACTCCACGTATACCTGAAGTATCACCTTTGAGCAAGGCAATAAAACCCGCACCTGATAaggataataatgaaaccATACCTCCTAAGAAAAAGATTCGTAGGAGACTATTTGCACCTTAAATAGATGATATAAGCATTCATAACATAACATTAACATTCATTTTACACTGTATTCATGGGCGTTTCTCAAAAACCTGTTTTCATTCGCGCGGCGCGCTTTCAAATTTTGGTGTCGCAGATTTTTGTATTGCCATCTTGAAAGTAATTCCAACACCCTTTATTGATTATCAATCAATTATGAAGTTAGAAATAAAGGTTAATAAGCTCTCAAGAGAGGAAAAAAGAATAGAACTCCTCGTAGGGGGGTCGAACCCCTGACATTTCGGTATCCCTTGCTTAAACTGTATGATAAACTGATTGTTTGACCAATTCTTGTTTAAAAGCCGAACGCTCTACCAACTGAGCTAACAAGGATGAGTTCTACGAGTTATCCCATATTTTTTAGGTCCAGCATAGTATTGGTAATAATCAGTATGGAATAACTTaaaacaatgataatatGGAGTTTCAATGTGAACGATTTCATGGGTTTCGCTCTTTTTTGTTCTTTGCAGCATATGGGTAGCATATGGGTAGCAATAAAAGTTTAATCTTTAATTTgtgaattattaaatatactacatatatatattatagtTACATATTGTCAgttatcatttttcttccCCAAAGAAAATTGCACTAATCAATTCCTTGGCATCatctcttttcaaaatgtaGCTAGAAATAGTAACACCACATCTGTTTaccaatttttctttatcagTTTCGGTAACCTCTTCATTCTTTCCTTCGTAAACATCAGGTAAATCGGTCTTCAGTATGGTTAATGCATTGATAACAGTGTCTAcaagaaattcaatttcatctcttgaaaatttagtGCCATGTGAATCAAGaaaatcttctttgttcACGTCTTCTAGAGTGAAATTTTGTTCATTAAACACTAACCTTGCCCAGTTATGTAGATTCCCTAGAAAAAATCTAATTGATTCCGATTCTAAAACAGAGATACCCTTCAAACAACCATAGTAAGTTCCAAATACACGATTAGTATCCAAAAATGTTTTTAATAATGTCCTTGTAATTCTTGGTTTTAATgatttatatatttgtgGGAACTTCTTCAAGACATATTCTAATAAGGATGCAGCAAAATCACGTAATGCATTTGtcttttccaagaattcaTGCATTTCTTCCGGGGTATCTTGTGTAGGAGCACCACCCAGTTTCTTGGCTAATAAA
Coding sequences within:
- the SNF4 gene encoding AMP-activated serine/threonine-protein kinase regulatory subunit SNF4 (ancestral locus Anc_6.136) codes for the protein MSISREAGEKILVEQRLAVESIRTFLNSKTSYDVLPVSYRLIVLDTSLLVKKSLNVLLQNNIVSAPLWDSQTSRFAGLLTSSDFINVIQYYFSNPDKFELVDKLQLDGLKDIERAIGVDPLDTASIHPSRPLYEACLKMMESRSGRIPLIDKDEETHREIVVSVLTQYRILKFVALNCRETHFLQRPIGELDIISQQNIRSCHMTTPVIDVIQLLTQAGVSSVPIVDDNGFLLNVYEAVDVLGLIKGGIYNDLSLSVGEALMRRSDDFEGVYTCTVNDKLSTIMDNIRKSRVHRFFVVDANGKLMGVLTLSDILKYILLGTN
- the NCAS0D03350 gene encoding uncharacterized protein (ancestral locus Anc_6.137) — protein: MSTLPSSSETNAEPHPTVAWDDKPAIKQVTLRATLLGLTIGSLVLISNFQFGLQTGWVSMMSLPSALLACAFFKQVWPAFFPDSPPITDVETVFVQSMAVAVGTGPLAYGFVGVIPAIEKFLTFEESGGSRTQGESFTLNQLLLWSLALAFFGIFFAVPLRKQVIVREKLPFPSGSATAILIAVLNGSEVLQEVSKSELLEMRNRRLDQCPEVLRPNMGDDSNELLLANSVQSDGYDSTSNDLEEETTEESGTYKENISILIRTFIPASAYTIISYFFPILKAIPIFGTYLSKNYLWEFQPSPAYIGQGIIMGLPTVSYMMVGCVLGWGILAPIAKYAGWIPPDADVHDWERGVQGWILWCSLSVMVADSVVGFIVITIRSIVKFLMVDEKKVLLNKVWDDSFESMLLEEELAMNSVKSRTSSVRRNDFVRLVSADDDNEVDSKHLVKYTTVLSGLAVSSILCILFVISIFGIEIIPLYAMITALIIALFLSILGIRALGETDLNPVSGIGKLSQLIFALIIPRNHPGAILVNLVAGGVAEAGAQQAGDLMQDLKTGHLLGASPRAQFVAQIIGATWSVILSSLMYICYNKVYTIPNEQIRIPTAVVWIDCARLVTGKGLPHKSMECALVLGSIFAVLSLVKNVYRDNESAEKWLVWIPSGVAVGVGIYNSPSFTIARFIGGYLSHIWLEKHKGDMNAKTKMIIFSSGLVLGEGVCSIFNMLFTSMDVPHF
- the NCAS0D03360 gene encoding KH domain-containing protein (ancestral locus Anc_6.139); this translates as MSAIEGVVSETSNMLKRKKEDGVGEGLEAAIKRVALEDEVKDSESVVIDEVSVSDDSVVSQAEQEIEEKFPEDNVHLRMLCSVKEASLVVGPKGESISKIKKDTSTRINVSENIRGVPERIIYVRGACDNVANAYLNIAKAIRKNEGIIFQGPEEDEKDREEGSQSKSSDELVTIHLLISHHLIGYIIGKHGSRLKEIEQTSSCKLYASPDQLFSSNDRILTITGFPDAIQKATRCIGQTILDCHESTSKKRAIFYQPSIGYSALSNSSSYYGYNNQSQRFYQFNKYNSYRSRRAPRSPPVMMIPTPVQPIQVTNQTLKQPVYTAETVANATSFTPNFVLPNVRIVNTIISQSGNNQDSQLMSVQREIYINEEFVGNIIGREGRNINSIKETTGCSIFIDDPVEGSYERKLVIKGTQMGSQAAIMLISNKIEMDRMNSKRRNNSK
- the SLD3 gene encoding Sld3p (ancestral locus Anc_6.140), which gives rise to MDTWSYLGSLINIPKSIILNYDSVTVIQAETIPTVLTEHFGNDPTTKHILEDDTHRYHLVERYNSQIYIDWGVKELDLTTIQFDQKELNVAKISKVPYPNPNIENFNIKIFFPFWEEDSNPEVEENIKLSMTPPGDKQSPVKIEAEIANPRTYLETKYYEALFSIQIPLAYFVKSNLIRFKNMCRTTYNSEFEMAYQATLLDMLLTIPKFDQRHDLNALVSNSIFTNPIALDCKDACLNKYHLSRNIEQPSTQLSDLSFVLKARELKLQIVILLELIYLNGRDDNFKNFERRYKSKLKKRALNVTRIATRRNKLNKEHKKDPNTKKDEEVSLDLCEQLDVYLDKLNIVDILLGSEVSNPDLEADNNPIHEQKQNILNKNKEASSVGFANYVLIPYFVKKLPNAVSFIISKLKGPSLRSKGPSLSRTSHNTQTDAIQVALKSRDETGSKEISQTSTTASSIVSSPTRKISRPSLNRTMTIGSLTSDLLNTRTNSNLTEFLESDSQSLRKPSLLSRTKSDLVMNNLQKRQLSVNDLTASSKTDDFASRKSSIIFDGSQSSVRKKIPSFQTQSFRRVGKFKSKTSPTIIPETSKHESPSNMVQVTATPQIKGNKNTPRKRGLLHQIVESPIDSVTILQTPRIPEVSPLSKAIKPAPDKDNNETIPPKKKIRRRLFAP